The Herminiimonas arsenitoxidans genome window below encodes:
- the secA gene encoding preprotein translocase subunit SecA: protein MSLLTQIFGSRNQRLLKQYQKTVREINALEPALEQLSDEALKAKTPEFKERLAQGEDIDKLLPEAFAVCREASKRILKMRHFDVQLIGGMALHYGKIAEMGTGEGKTLMATLPSYLNALAGKGVHVVTVNDYLAQRDAEWMGTLYGWLGLTTGINLSQIDHDAKQAAYNSDITYGTNNEFGFDYLRDNMVYDTGDRVQRGLHYAVVDEVDSILIDEARTPLIISGQAENHTDLYHKINAVPPLLTLQIGEETPDGKGKVEVPGDYTKDEKSHQVLLTEAGHEKAEQILTRMGLLPEGASLYDAANISLIHHLYAALRAHTLYHKDQHYVVQNNEVVIVDEFTGRLMTGRRWSEGLHQAVEAKEGVKIQNENQTLASITFQNYFRMYTKLSGMTGTADTEAYEFQEIYKLETVVIPQNRPNQRKDRQDQVYKSSEEKYGAMLKDIQDCYERGQPVLVGTTSIENSELLSGILTKAKLPHNVLNAKQHAREAEIIAQAGRPKAITIATNMAGRGTDIVLGGNVAKQVQIIEANDALSDADKAAQAAKLREEWQSLHDHVVNAGGLHIIGTERHESRRVDNQLRGRSGRQGDPGSSRFYLSLDDALLRIFAGDRVRAIMDRLKMPEGEPIEAGIVSRSIESAQRKVEARNFDIRKQLLEYDDVANDQRKVIYQQRNELLETTDVSELITSLRQGVFTDLFRTYVPEQSMEEQWDLPALDAVLRDEWKVDFSLADLLKAEPNITDEEMLERLLKFTDDLYAQKIDIVGKDAFAGFERSVMLQAVDSHWREHLAALDHLRQGIHLRGYAQKNPKQEYKREAFELFGQMLNLIKDEVVKIVMTVRIQSREEIDAAEEKLSQSHVENVHYQHADFDADAAPEELLAPTAAASSDADEPYVNAVPKVGRNDPCPCGSGKKYKQCHGRLA, encoded by the coding sequence ATGTCATTACTGACTCAGATTTTCGGTAGCCGCAATCAGCGCTTACTCAAGCAATACCAGAAGACCGTTCGCGAAATCAATGCTCTTGAACCGGCGCTTGAACAACTGTCCGACGAGGCCTTGAAGGCCAAGACGCCGGAATTCAAGGAACGTCTCGCCCAAGGCGAAGACATCGATAAGCTCCTGCCGGAAGCATTTGCTGTTTGCCGTGAGGCCAGCAAGCGTATCTTGAAGATGCGTCACTTCGATGTGCAGCTGATCGGCGGTATGGCACTGCATTACGGAAAAATCGCTGAAATGGGTACGGGTGAAGGTAAAACGCTGATGGCAACCTTGCCGTCCTACTTGAATGCGCTGGCCGGCAAAGGCGTACACGTCGTGACCGTCAATGATTACCTGGCACAACGCGATGCCGAGTGGATGGGCACCTTGTACGGCTGGCTCGGTCTGACGACGGGTATCAATCTGTCGCAAATCGATCACGATGCCAAGCAGGCGGCTTACAACTCCGATATCACTTACGGTACCAACAACGAATTCGGCTTTGATTATCTGCGCGATAACATGGTCTACGACACTGGCGATCGCGTGCAACGTGGTTTGCATTACGCTGTCGTCGATGAAGTCGATTCGATCCTGATCGATGAAGCGCGTACGCCGCTGATCATTTCTGGTCAGGCAGAAAATCACACCGACCTGTATCACAAGATCAATGCAGTGCCACCGCTGTTGACTCTGCAAATCGGCGAAGAAACGCCAGATGGCAAAGGCAAGGTTGAAGTGCCGGGCGACTACACCAAAGATGAGAAATCCCATCAGGTGCTGTTGACCGAAGCCGGTCACGAAAAAGCCGAACAAATCCTGACCCGCATGGGCTTGCTGCCAGAAGGTGCATCGCTGTACGACGCTGCCAACATCAGCCTGATCCATCATTTGTACGCAGCATTGCGCGCGCATACGCTGTACCACAAGGATCAGCACTACGTTGTGCAGAACAATGAAGTCGTCATCGTTGATGAATTTACTGGTCGTTTGATGACTGGTCGTCGTTGGTCCGAGGGCTTGCATCAAGCGGTGGAAGCCAAAGAAGGCGTCAAGATCCAGAACGAAAATCAGACTCTGGCTTCGATCACCTTCCAGAACTATTTCCGCATGTACACCAAGCTGTCTGGCATGACGGGTACTGCAGACACTGAAGCCTACGAATTCCAGGAAATCTACAAACTGGAAACCGTGGTCATTCCGCAAAACCGTCCTAATCAGCGTAAAGACCGTCAGGATCAGGTCTACAAATCGTCGGAAGAAAAATACGGCGCGATGCTGAAGGATATTCAGGATTGCTACGAGCGTGGTCAGCCAGTCTTGGTTGGTACGACTTCGATTGAAAATTCCGAATTGTTGTCCGGCATTTTGACCAAAGCGAAATTGCCGCATAACGTGCTGAATGCGAAGCAGCATGCACGTGAAGCGGAAATCATTGCGCAAGCTGGTCGTCCGAAAGCAATCACCATCGCGACCAATATGGCTGGTCGCGGTACCGATATCGTCTTGGGCGGCAACGTCGCCAAGCAAGTACAGATCATCGAAGCCAATGATGCCTTGAGCGATGCAGACAAGGCAGCGCAAGCTGCAAAACTGCGCGAAGAATGGCAGTCGTTGCACGATCATGTTGTGAACGCAGGCGGCTTGCATATCATCGGTACCGAGCGTCATGAATCGCGTCGCGTCGATAACCAGTTGCGTGGTCGTTCCGGTCGTCAGGGCGATCCAGGTTCATCGCGCTTCTATCTGTCGCTGGACGATGCATTGCTGCGTATTTTTGCCGGTGATCGCGTACGTGCCATCATGGACCGTTTGAAAATGCCGGAAGGCGAGCCTATCGAAGCCGGCATTGTGTCGCGTTCGATTGAGTCGGCTCAGCGCAAGGTGGAAGCACGCAACTTCGATATTCGTAAGCAATTGCTTGAATACGATGACGTCGCCAATGATCAGCGCAAAGTCATTTACCAACAGCGTAATGAATTGCTCGAAACGACCGATGTTTCTGAGCTGATTACTTCATTGCGTCAAGGTGTATTCACCGATTTGTTCCGCACTTATGTGCCAGAACAATCGATGGAAGAGCAGTGGGATTTGCCTGCACTCGACGCGGTATTGCGCGATGAGTGGAAGGTTGATTTCTCGCTGGCGGATCTGCTGAAAGCCGAACCGAATATCACCGACGAAGAAATGCTGGAACGTCTGTTGAAATTCACCGACGATCTCTACGCGCAAAAAATCGACATCGTAGGCAAGGATGCATTTGCCGGTTTCGAGCGCAGCGTGATGTTGCAGGCTGTCGATTCGCACTGGCGTGAACATCTGGCGGCACTCGATCATTTGCGTCAAGGTATTCATCTGCGCGGTTACGCACAGAAAAATCCTAAGCAGGAATACAAACGTGAAGCGTTTGAACTGTTCGGTCAAATGTTGAATCTGATTAAGGATGAAGTCGTCAAGATCGTGATGACAGTGCGCATCCAATCGCGTGAAGAAATTGATGCAGCAGAAGAAAAACTGTCGCAATCGCATGTGGAAAATGTGCATTATCAACATGCTGATTTCGACGCTGATGCGGCACCGGAAGAATTGTTGGCGCCGACAGCTGCAGCCAGCAGTGACGCGGATGAACCCTATGTTAATGCCGTGCCTAAGGTCGGTCGTAACGATCCTTGTCCTTGTGGTAGTGGCAAGAAATACAAGCAGTGTCATGGTCGCTTGGCATAA
- the argJ gene encoding bifunctional glutamate N-acetyltransferase/amino-acid acetyltransferase ArgJ, with product MAVNLPLPIPENLTAVAGIELGHAEAGIRKANRKDVLVMKLAPTATVAGVFTQNRFCAAPVQVCKEHLAKLKASAPIRALVINTGNANAGTGETGLADANATCVALASLLDCDASQILPFSTGVILEPLPIDRLKAGLPQAISNLKSDNWHNAALSIMTTDTQPKAASRQVQINGQTITLTGISKGAGMIKPNMATMLGFMAMDAKVAQPVLDHLTKEVANRSFNCITIDGDTSTNDSFIVIATGAAAVEVNSIDTPEYAALAAAVLGLSQELAQMIVRDGEGATKFITVTVEDGKNVEECRKIAYSIAHSPLVKTAFFASDPNLGRILAAIGYAGVDDLDVTKLNLYLDDVWVAKNGGRNPVYQEADGQRVMKQSEITVRVKLGRGNAEATIWTCDLSHEYVTINADYRS from the coding sequence ATGGCCGTTAATCTTCCTCTCCCTATTCCTGAAAATCTGACCGCAGTTGCCGGCATTGAACTCGGTCATGCCGAAGCAGGCATACGCAAAGCCAATCGCAAGGATGTGTTGGTGATGAAGCTGGCACCGACGGCAACAGTCGCAGGTGTATTCACGCAAAATCGTTTTTGCGCAGCGCCAGTGCAAGTATGTAAAGAACATCTGGCTAAGCTGAAAGCCAGCGCGCCGATACGCGCCTTGGTCATTAATACTGGTAATGCAAATGCAGGCACAGGCGAAACCGGTTTGGCCGATGCCAACGCGACTTGTGTCGCATTGGCGAGTTTGCTCGATTGCGATGCTTCGCAAATCCTGCCGTTTTCGACAGGCGTGATTCTGGAGCCTTTGCCTATCGATCGCCTCAAGGCTGGCCTACCGCAAGCAATATCGAATTTGAAGTCCGACAACTGGCATAACGCAGCCTTGTCCATCATGACGACGGACACGCAGCCCAAGGCTGCATCGCGTCAGGTACAAATTAACGGTCAAACCATTACGCTCACTGGCATCAGCAAAGGTGCAGGCATGATCAAGCCAAATATGGCGACCATGTTGGGCTTCATGGCGATGGATGCCAAGGTCGCACAACCCGTGCTCGATCATTTGACCAAGGAAGTGGCGAATCGCTCTTTCAACTGCATCACGATCGACGGTGATACCTCGACCAACGATTCTTTTATCGTGATCGCAACCGGTGCTGCTGCAGTCGAAGTGAACTCCATTGATACACCTGAATATGCAGCGCTGGCCGCTGCTGTGCTGGGCTTGTCGCAAGAACTGGCGCAGATGATCGTGCGCGATGGTGAAGGCGCTACCAAATTCATTACAGTGACGGTAGAAGACGGTAAAAATGTGGAAGAGTGCCGCAAGATCGCGTACTCGATTGCGCATTCACCACTCGTAAAAACCGCCTTCTTCGCATCTGATCCTAACCTTGGCCGTATTCTGGCGGCCATTGGTTATGCCGGCGTCGACGATCTCGACGTAACGAAGTTGAACCTGTATCTGGATGATGTCTGGGTCGCCAAAAACGGCGGACGCAATCCTGTTTATCAGGAAGCGGATGGTCAGCGCGTGATGAAGCAAAGCGAAATCACGGTACGCGTCAAACTGGGCCGCGGTAATGCAGAGGCAACGATCTGGACTTGCGATTTGTCACATGAGTATGTGACGATCAATGCCGATTACCGTTCTTGA
- a CDS encoding NUDIX domain-containing protein, whose amino-acid sequence MSEVKSSPIDVAVGILMKPNGDVLLGQRPDGKPYAGYWEFPGGKVEAGEAILDALKREFVEELGVEVVSAEPWCGVEHVYPHAHVRLHFYISQDWLGEPQSLENQAFAWQGSVGVEPLLPATIPLIEWLDKLRYPTASV is encoded by the coding sequence ATGTCTGAAGTCAAATCCTCGCCTATTGATGTCGCAGTCGGTATTTTGATGAAGCCGAATGGCGATGTCTTGCTCGGTCAGCGCCCGGATGGCAAACCGTATGCCGGTTACTGGGAATTCCCAGGTGGCAAGGTCGAAGCGGGCGAAGCTATCCTCGATGCGCTGAAACGCGAATTTGTCGAAGAGCTGGGTGTGGAAGTCGTATCAGCAGAGCCGTGGTGTGGCGTTGAGCATGTGTATCCACATGCGCATGTACGTCTACATTTTTACATCAGCCAGGACTGGCTGGGTGAGCCGCAAAGCCTGGAAAATCAGGCGTTCGCATGGCAAGGCAGTGTGGGCGTCGAGCCTTTGTTGCCGGCTACGATACCACTGATTGAATGGCTGGATAAATTGCGTTACCCAACTGCCTCGGTTTAG
- a CDS encoding ATP-binding protein, which produces MTQLEQFLTRAEALLGRLEAILPPALATPDWNSGIAYRWRKSNGKDGRGYLQPVAHLSPIALTDLHNIGPQKQQIEQNTKQFVEGVPANNVLLTGARGTGKSSLIKACLNQFADQGLRLIEVDKDDLGDLADIVDLVSGRPERFIIFCDDLSFEEGEGGYKALKVALDGSISAQSDNVLIYATSNRRHLLPERMSDNASYKTDDNGDLHPGETVEEKISLSERFGLWVTFYPFRQDDYLDIVAHWLGHFGCNAKQIEEARTEALQWALQRGSRSGRVAWQFAKDHAGKMPK; this is translated from the coding sequence ATGACACAACTCGAACAATTTTTAACACGCGCTGAAGCCTTGCTCGGACGGCTCGAAGCTATCTTGCCACCTGCGCTTGCTACGCCGGATTGGAATTCAGGTATTGCTTACCGCTGGCGCAAATCCAACGGCAAGGATGGTCGTGGCTATTTGCAACCGGTCGCACATCTGTCGCCTATCGCACTGACCGACCTGCATAACATCGGCCCGCAAAAGCAGCAGATAGAACAGAACACCAAGCAATTCGTTGAAGGCGTACCTGCCAACAATGTGCTGCTGACTGGCGCACGTGGCACTGGCAAGTCGTCTTTGATCAAGGCTTGTTTGAATCAGTTTGCAGATCAAGGTTTGCGTCTGATCGAAGTCGACAAGGACGATTTGGGTGATTTGGCAGATATCGTGGATTTGGTATCGGGCCGGCCTGAACGTTTCATCATCTTTTGCGACGATCTGTCGTTTGAAGAGGGCGAGGGCGGTTACAAGGCTTTGAAGGTGGCGCTGGATGGCAGTATTTCTGCGCAATCGGACAATGTCCTGATCTATGCAACATCGAATCGCCGCCATTTGCTGCCGGAACGTATGTCCGACAATGCCAGCTACAAGACTGACGACAATGGCGATTTGCATCCGGGCGAAACGGTAGAAGAAAAAATCTCGCTGTCCGAGCGCTTCGGTCTGTGGGTGACTTTCTACCCATTCCGTCAGGACGATTATCTGGATATCGTCGCGCATTGGTTGGGGCATTTCGGCTGCAATGCAAAGCAGATCGAAGAAGCCAGAACCGAGGCTTTGCAGTGGGCCTTGCAGCGTGGTTCACGCTCGGGCCGTGTCGCATGGCAATTCGCCAAGGATCATGCCGGCAAAATGCCAAAGTGA
- the coaE gene encoding dephospho-CoA kinase (Dephospho-CoA kinase (CoaE) performs the final step in coenzyme A biosynthesis.): protein MNELARFDRFSVGLTGGIGSGKSTVADLFAAQGAAVVDTDLIAHQLTAVGGPAIAPIKQAFGASVILPSGAMNRAAMRERVFVDPDAKKQLEAILHPLIRSTTQQAAEQAQGDYLLFVIPLLVESGFWKQRLARVLTVDCSEEVQIRRVMQRNMLTEQQVRAIMATQATRTARLEAADDVISNESDTTALLPQVLRLHELYVSMAKAK, encoded by the coding sequence ATGAACGAACTGGCCCGATTTGACAGGTTTTCCGTCGGCTTGACCGGCGGCATAGGCAGCGGCAAAAGTACCGTGGCTGATCTGTTTGCAGCGCAAGGCGCGGCAGTCGTTGATACCGATTTGATCGCGCACCAATTGACCGCCGTTGGTGGCCCCGCGATAGCACCTATCAAGCAAGCCTTTGGCGCCAGCGTCATCTTGCCCAGCGGCGCAATGAATCGTGCAGCTATGCGAGAAAGAGTCTTTGTCGACCCTGATGCAAAAAAACAGCTGGAGGCCATACTGCATCCACTGATACGCAGCACAACCCAACAAGCTGCGGAGCAAGCGCAGGGCGACTATCTGCTCTTCGTTATTCCGCTACTGGTTGAATCCGGTTTTTGGAAGCAGCGTCTTGCTCGCGTACTGACTGTCGACTGCTCGGAAGAAGTCCAGATACGCCGCGTAATGCAACGCAATATGCTGACTGAACAGCAAGTCCGCGCCATCATGGCGACGCAGGCAACCCGTACCGCCAGACTGGAAGCTGCCGATGATGTCATCAGCAACGAGAGCGATACCACCGCGTTATTGCCTCAAGTGCTGCGCCTGCACGAACTATATGTATCAATGGCAAAAGCCAAGTGA
- the yacG gene encoding DNA gyrase inhibitor YacG yields the protein MVTTVNCPTCGTKVEWTELSKFRPFCSNRCKQIDLGAWAEEKYVIPVVNPLDDLDEDIPPPPQP from the coding sequence ATGGTTACGACAGTTAATTGCCCTACATGCGGCACCAAGGTGGAATGGACGGAATTGAGCAAATTCCGCCCTTTTTGTTCCAACCGTTGCAAACAAATTGATCTTGGCGCTTGGGCCGAGGAAAAGTACGTGATTCCAGTCGTTAATCCACTGGACGATCTGGACGAAGACATCCCACCACCGCCACAACCCTGA
- a CDS encoding prepilin peptidase, whose protein sequence is MDLLWSAPAGSVLPAVIAGVFGLLIGSFLNVVIHRIPKMMQRESDNYVANESGKPLPHEDRYNLVVPRSACPKCGHQITALENIPVISYAAIGGKCTACKTPISIRYPIIELLTGLLSAFLIWHFGSGLLGLSTLVFTYLLIAMTFIDADTQLLPDDLTLPLLWLGLLINLNGTFVPLTEAVIGAAAGYLSLWSIYWLFKLLTGKEGMGYGDFKLLAALGAWLGWKMLPIIILLSSLVGAIVGIALILLAKRGRDIPIPFGPYLAAAGLLTLLYGKPLAQAYLGFY, encoded by the coding sequence ATGGATTTACTCTGGTCTGCCCCTGCGGGCAGCGTATTGCCTGCAGTGATTGCGGGCGTATTTGGCTTGTTGATAGGCAGCTTTCTCAACGTCGTGATACACCGCATCCCGAAAATGATGCAGCGTGAATCAGACAACTACGTCGCCAATGAAAGCGGCAAGCCCTTGCCGCATGAGGATCGCTACAATCTGGTCGTGCCACGTTCGGCCTGCCCGAAATGTGGGCATCAGATTACTGCGCTGGAAAACATTCCCGTCATCAGCTACGCCGCTATCGGCGGCAAATGCACGGCCTGCAAGACACCCATTTCCATCCGCTACCCGATCATAGAATTACTGACCGGCTTGCTGTCCGCCTTCCTAATCTGGCATTTCGGTAGTGGCTTGCTTGGACTGAGCACCTTGGTCTTTACGTATTTACTGATTGCGATGACCTTCATCGATGCTGATACGCAATTGCTGCCGGATGACCTGACCTTACCGCTGTTATGGCTGGGCTTGCTGATCAATCTGAATGGTACCTTCGTCCCGCTCACGGAAGCGGTCATAGGCGCAGCCGCCGGCTATCTCAGCTTATGGTCGATTTACTGGCTGTTCAAGCTGCTAACCGGCAAAGAAGGCATGGGCTATGGCGACTTCAAACTATTGGCTGCGCTCGGTGCATGGCTGGGCTGGAAGATGCTTCCCATCATCATTTTGCTATCGTCGCTGGTAGGCGCTATTGTTGGCATCGCGCTGATCCTGCTTGCCAAGCGCGGGCGTGATATCCCTATCCCATTCGGCCCTTACCTCGCTGCTGCAGGCCTGTTGACTTTGCTGTACGGTAAACCGCTGGCACAGGCATATCTCGGCTTTTACTGA
- a CDS encoding type II secretion system F family protein, with product MATSARKVGSTTLAKESVFTWEGKDKSGKIVRGELRAGGESVVNATLRRQGVLVTKVKKKSYRSGKKVSEKDITLFTRQLATMMKAGVPLLQSFDIVAKGNDNPSVSKLIQDIRADVETGTSLNQAFRKFPLYFDPLFCNLVGAGEQAGILEDLLTRLAIYKEKTLAIKAKIKSAMFYPVSILAVAFIVTAVIMIWVVPAFKDVFKSFGADLPAPTLMVMAISDFFVANWYIIFGVLFAGLYLFFQSWRRSLKMQRYMDKLLLKTPIFGAVIRKATIARWTRTLATMFAAGVPLVESLDSVGGAAGNAVYLDATKKIQTEVSTGTSLTVAMQNSDVFPNMVTQMVAIGEESGSLDNMLGKVADFYEEEVDEAVASLSSLMEPLIMVILGVLIGGLVIAMYLPIFKLGSVV from the coding sequence ATGGCAACATCAGCACGTAAGGTCGGAAGTACGACGCTCGCCAAAGAGTCTGTTTTCACCTGGGAAGGCAAAGACAAATCCGGCAAAATCGTGCGCGGCGAATTACGTGCCGGCGGTGAATCGGTTGTCAATGCGACGCTACGCCGCCAAGGCGTGCTGGTCACCAAGGTTAAAAAGAAAAGCTATCGCAGCGGCAAGAAAGTCTCGGAAAAAGACATCACATTATTCACCCGCCAGCTCGCCACCATGATGAAGGCTGGTGTACCGCTGCTGCAATCTTTCGATATCGTTGCCAAGGGCAATGACAACCCGTCAGTCTCCAAGCTGATTCAGGATATACGCGCCGATGTCGAAACTGGTACCAGCCTGAATCAGGCCTTTCGCAAATTCCCGCTCTACTTCGACCCGCTCTTCTGCAATCTGGTCGGTGCCGGTGAGCAAGCCGGTATTTTGGAAGACTTGCTGACGCGACTCGCGATCTACAAGGAAAAAACCCTCGCGATCAAAGCCAAGATCAAATCCGCGATGTTCTATCCGGTATCGATTCTGGCAGTCGCCTTCATCGTGACCGCTGTCATCATGATCTGGGTGGTACCGGCGTTCAAGGATGTATTCAAAAGCTTTGGTGCAGACTTGCCAGCGCCTACACTGATGGTCATGGCGATTTCAGACTTTTTCGTCGCCAACTGGTACATCATTTTCGGCGTGCTGTTTGCCGGCCTTTATCTATTCTTCCAATCATGGAGACGCTCGCTGAAGATGCAGCGCTACATGGATAAGCTGCTGCTGAAAACACCGATCTTTGGCGCTGTCATACGCAAAGCCACCATAGCGCGCTGGACCCGCACACTGGCCACCATGTTTGCCGCTGGCGTGCCTTTGGTCGAATCACTGGACTCCGTCGGTGGAGCCGCCGGCAATGCCGTCTATCTCGATGCCACGAAGAAAATTCAAACCGAAGTCAGCACCGGCACCAGTCTGACTGTCGCGATGCAAAACTCCGATGTCTTCCCAAATATGGTGACGCAGATGGTCGCGATCGGTGAAGAATCTGGCTCACTCGATAATATGCTGGGCAAAGTCGCCGACTTCTATGAAGAAGAAGTCGATGAAGCCGTTGCTTCACTCTCAAGTCTGATGGAACCATTGATCATGGTTATTCTTGGCGTACTGATCGGCGGTCTGGTGATTGCAATGTATCTGCCTATTTTCAAATTGGGTTCCGTGGTCTGA
- the zapD gene encoding cell division protein ZapD produces MIVYEYPFNERIRTLLRLEDLYEKFAFFIGQDHPQHHHVALATMFEMLEVAGRADLKSDLLQELERQKQTLLGFKSNPNVEAEMLDAILFDLDRISTALIASQGKTGQHIRENEWLMSIRGRTIIPGGACEFDLPSYYAWQHDSAEQRLADIHKWFTPLAPLFDAIGMVLRLLRESGRPVKMIAQAGSYQQMLQGKAYQMLRLNIDETLGAIPEISANKYMLWIRFTSQDGDMKPKAFEGDVPFELSLCSF; encoded by the coding sequence TTGATTGTCTACGAATACCCTTTCAACGAGCGTATTCGCACGTTGTTGCGGCTAGAAGACCTGTACGAGAAATTCGCTTTCTTTATCGGTCAAGACCATCCGCAGCATCACCACGTTGCTCTTGCCACCATGTTCGAAATGCTGGAAGTGGCAGGCCGCGCCGACCTCAAATCGGATCTGCTGCAAGAGCTGGAACGTCAAAAGCAAACCCTACTCGGCTTTAAATCCAATCCGAATGTCGAAGCAGAAATGCTCGATGCCATCCTGTTCGATCTGGATCGCATTAGTACCGCACTGATCGCATCACAAGGAAAAACCGGCCAGCACATCCGTGAAAACGAATGGCTGATGAGCATACGAGGACGCACCATCATCCCAGGCGGCGCTTGCGAGTTCGATCTGCCTTCGTATTACGCTTGGCAGCACGATTCAGCAGAACAACGCCTGGCAGATATTCATAAATGGTTTACGCCACTGGCACCGCTGTTCGATGCAATCGGCATGGTCTTGCGTTTGCTGCGCGAATCAGGCCGTCCCGTCAAAATGATCGCGCAAGCTGGCAGCTATCAACAGATGCTGCAAGGCAAGGCTTACCAGATGCTGCGTTTGAATATCGATGAAACGCTGGGTGCGATTCCGGAAATATCCGCCAACAAATACATGCTGTGGATACGCTTTACCTCACAGGATGGCGATATGAAGCCCAAAGCATTCGAAGGTGATGTACCTTTCGAGTTGAGCTTGTGCAGCTTCTGA